From a single Nanoarchaeota archaeon genomic region:
- a CDS encoding PIN domain-containing protein, which yields MSIKIYCDTNIYLDYLLNRNNLFGKNIGDRAFSVFNRSLSCEFEIIVSSWTLVELKNKVEFGQINTLFSFLKRKIVKVEHTPEDIEKAKILSAHFQDALHAILANKAGASFLITRDLKGFLAYETLVKVKLPENL from the coding sequence ATGTCGATAAAGATATACTGCGACACAAACATTTATCTTGATTATCTTCTTAATCGGAACAATTTATTTGGAAAAAATATTGGCGACAGAGCTTTTTCCGTATTTAATCGCAGCCTTTCTTGCGAGTTTGAAATCATTGTTTCAAGCTGGACTTTGGTCGAATTGAAAAATAAGGTTGAATTTGGCCAGATCAATACGCTCTTTTCATTTCTCAAACGAAAAATCGTTAAAGTCGAACACACACCCGAAGATATTGAAAAAGCCAAAATATTGTCAGCACATTTTCAAGATGCATTGCACGCAATTCTTGCAAATAAAGCCGGAGCTTCATTCTTGATAACACGTGATTTAAAGGGCTTTTTGGCGTATGAAACTTTAGTTAAGGTCAAACTCCCTGAAAATCTTTGA
- a CDS encoding DHH family phosphoesterase, with protein sequence MPKSNITGLKDALVAHKSATIIVHHNADPDAIGSAIALSRGLAQLGVTSEVCAPFGISLQSKSILAKYPFPVFESQKIEFKSLVFLVDTSTPEQIGNIKIPESSELVVIDHHEPGVFFTAAKYRFAEKEAHATAFIVFDLFKNLGVKLTSEIAFFLLAGIVADTAFLRMVNSRDLKTAADLLEIIGDDIDMVYSAISTPEDISERIAKFKCFKRMNAYRLGDIIVAFSHAGSFESQAALALIKSGADVAFVENIDEKKPEYRISGRLRTHLSGKIDLSKMMKCIEPLIGGSAGGHPSAASANGKNVKSGKKVEDALLQALEKELGAKRKQIA encoded by the coding sequence ATGCCAAAATCAAACATTACAGGACTGAAAGACGCACTTGTTGCGCACAAATCGGCGACAATCATAGTTCACCATAATGCAGACCCCGACGCAATCGGAAGCGCGATAGCATTATCTCGCGGGCTTGCGCAGCTCGGAGTAACTTCGGAAGTTTGCGCGCCTTTTGGCATTTCCCTGCAATCAAAAAGCATTCTTGCAAAATATCCTTTTCCGGTTTTTGAGAGCCAGAAAATAGAATTTAAATCGCTTGTTTTTCTTGTTGATACATCAACCCCGGAGCAGATAGGCAACATAAAAATTCCTGAATCATCAGAGCTTGTTGTAATCGACCATCATGAGCCCGGCGTGTTTTTTACAGCTGCTAAGTACCGTTTTGCGGAAAAAGAGGCTCATGCAACTGCATTCATTGTATTTGATTTATTCAAAAATCTCGGCGTAAAACTAACTTCCGAGATTGCGTTTTTTCTTCTTGCGGGAATTGTCGCAGACACTGCGTTTTTGAGAATGGTCAATTCGCGCGACTTAAAAACTGCGGCAGATCTTCTTGAAATTATCGGCGATGATATCGACATGGTTTACAGCGCGATTTCAACGCCCGAGGATATTTCCGAGCGCATCGCAAAATTCAAGTGTTTCAAGCGCATGAACGCATACCGCCTTGGCGACATAATTGTTGCATTTTCGCATGCAGGCTCGTTTGAGTCGCAGGCAGCACTCGCGCTGATTAAAAGCGGAGCTGACGTCGCGTTTGTGGAAAATATTGATGAAAAAAAGCCGGAGTACCGGATTTCCGGAAGGCTGCGCACTCATCTTTCCGGGAAAATCGACTTGTCAAAAATGATGAAATGCATTGAACCTCTAATTGGCGGAAGCGCGGGCGGGCACCCGAGCGCGGCATCTGCTAACGGAAAAAACGTGAAGAGCGGCAAGAAAGTTGAAGACGCGCTTTTGCAGGCGCTGGAAAAAGAGCTTGGCGCAAAGAGAAAACAGATTGCTTGA
- a CDS encoding mechanosensitive ion channel family protein has translation MFIAEILKNITSGAEIIIPAVSSPYLNALIILLASFILAKIADFLFEKVFLRLTAHTETDLDDRIVASLKSPIYYAVISIGTYASLHSISLGDAAFFYIDNLIQTILIIIGAIAAWRITDLFIGRVIAKFAAKTKSTLDDEMMPLFKNITKLLIIFAAIMLTLSAWDINVTPLLASAGIVGLALAFAAQSTVANLFGGVAVYFDKPFKVGDRIQLESGEIGDVVEIGIRSTRLQTFDDTLIIIPNEKIANSKVTNFNQPIPRMNVKFNIGVVYGSDVAKVKKTLLNAAEGAQNILKNPKPVVLFMEHGDFALKFLLIVWIDMPTKKGTVLDEINTAINREFNKAKIEIAFPTQTVYLKK, from the coding sequence ATGTTTATAGCAGAAATCCTGAAAAATATTACGTCCGGAGCCGAAATCATAATCCCGGCGGTTTCGTCACCTTATTTGAATGCGCTTATCATTCTTTTAGCATCATTCATTCTTGCAAAAATCGCGGACTTTCTTTTTGAAAAAGTGTTTCTTAGGCTTACCGCGCATACGGAAACAGATCTTGATGACAGGATTGTCGCAAGCCTGAAGTCGCCGATTTATTATGCGGTCATTTCAATCGGCACTTACGCATCGCTGCATTCCATCAGCCTTGGAGATGCTGCATTTTTCTACATCGACAACCTGATTCAGACAATACTCATAATAATCGGCGCGATTGCCGCATGGCGCATTACGGACTTATTCATCGGCCGCGTTATAGCGAAATTCGCAGCAAAAACAAAGAGCACGCTTGATGACGAAATGATGCCGCTTTTTAAGAACATTACAAAACTTTTGATAATTTTTGCAGCAATAATGCTGACGCTTTCGGCATGGGATATAAATGTGACGCCGCTTCTGGCATCCGCGGGAATCGTAGGACTTGCGCTCGCTTTTGCCGCGCAAAGCACTGTGGCGAATCTTTTCGGCGGCGTGGCGGTTTATTTTGACAAGCCGTTCAAGGTCGGCGACAGGATTCAGCTGGAAAGCGGCGAAATCGGCGATGTTGTCGAAATCGGTATCAGAAGCACAAGATTGCAGACATTTGATGACACCCTGATAATAATTCCAAATGAAAAGATAGCCAATTCCAAAGTCACAAATTTCAACCAGCCAATACCTAGGATGAATGTGAAATTTAATATTGGCGTTGTATACGGCTCGGATGTTGCAAAGGTGAAAAAAACGCTTTTGAATGCTGCTGAAGGCGCGCAAAACATATTGAAAAATCCCAAGCCAGTGGTTCTTTTTATGGAGCACGGGGATTTCGCGCTAAAATTCCTGCTTATTGTCTGGATTGACATGCCGACGAAAAAAGGCACGGTGCTTGATGAAATAAATACTGCAATCAACCGCGAATTCAATAAAGCAAAGATAGAGATAGCATTCCCGACGCAGACGGTTTATCTGAAAAAATAA
- a CDS encoding adenylate kinase family protein: MKIALSGTPGTGKTTVAKILARNLNYSLLSLNEFAKSHKLTLGNDKKRNSVIVDVSALKKEVAQMEGNIILEGHLAHFCDADIYIILRTNPKELRKRMKTRVWSEEKIRENVEAEIMNICLDEAVELHGKAVFEVDTAKKSAEEVAKIIEEIIAGKKREKYAPGKIDWTEHIK, encoded by the coding sequence ATGAAAATAGCGCTCTCAGGAACTCCTGGAACCGGCAAAACCACAGTTGCAAAAATTCTTGCGCGCAACTTAAACTATTCTCTTCTTAGCCTTAATGAGTTCGCTAAATCTCACAAACTCACGCTCGGCAATGATAAAAAAAGAAATAGCGTCATTGTTGATGTTTCCGCGCTGAAAAAAGAAGTTGCGCAGATGGAAGGGAACATCATTCTTGAAGGCCATCTTGCGCATTTCTGCGATGCTGACATATATATCATATTGCGCACCAACCCCAAGGAACTTAGGAAACGAATGAAAACGCGTGTTTGGAGCGAGGAAAAAATACGCGAAAATGTCGAAGCCGAAATAATGAATATCTGCCTCGATGAGGCTGTGGAGCTTCATGGAAAGGCGGTTTTTGAAGTGGACACGGCAAAGAAAAGCGCTGAAGAAGTTGCGAAAATAATCGAAGAAATCATTGCAGGAAAGAAACGGGAAAAATACGCGCCCGGGAAAATTGATTGGACAGAACACATCAAGTAA
- a CDS encoding CBS domain-containing protein — protein sequence MPGILENSIKTVMKTNTLMLKKEDTISEAVELMQKTGIQFITVVDDFKTLIGTLCPRDILKAFQVSSILGGNIKISEEFFVSGLSRKIEEVMMAPAIQLEEENTVGDALRLFTNNQVTFIPVINKGTVVIGFVSLLDVFGQTGK from the coding sequence ATGCCGGGCATACTGGAAAATTCGATAAAAACAGTGATGAAAACCAATACACTAATGCTTAAAAAGGAGGACACGATATCTGAGGCAGTCGAACTGATGCAAAAAACCGGCATTCAATTCATAACGGTTGTCGACGACTTCAAAACGCTCATAGGAACGCTATGTCCAAGAGATATACTCAAGGCATTCCAGGTTTCGTCAATACTTGGCGGAAATATAAAAATATCTGAAGAATTTTTTGTTTCCGGATTGTCAAGAAAAATCGAAGAAGTTATGATGGCTCCTGCGATTCAATTGGAAGAAGAAAATACTGTCGGGGACGCACTAAGATTATTCACAAACAACCAGGTAACTTTTATACCCGTTATAAATAAAGGCACGGTAGTTATCGGATTTGTAAGCCTTTTGGATGTATTCGGCCAAACAGGCAAATAA
- a CDS encoding cation:proton antiporter gives MELLFVMVMLLLFARIGGEMAERLNQSTLVGEIAAGIILGPSILGILGTNMELNQFIEIGGILLLFLIGLNTKMEEVHDNIVDALFIGVVGQVVAFVIIVLSAHFLLGFNYAISAFLGAVFSQSSTGVCVKCMIDLNKLYTKAGKFLLSLSIVDDFVGIIVFAIAATYFTNSALNTSEIWKLILTVVGFITIMTTVGAKIVPQVLKVAEKMVVKEALISFTLVIGFAIALLAHQIGISLIIGAFIGGMVINKSPFVNPAIVPKLSTIAYGLFIPMFFTNIGVSTSISDVSSNMVLFISMFFIVLISKFLPLFMASRYMGYKKGDAFALAAGMIPRAEFSLILAASGFGMKLIDFSLFSTIVAVSIATILIAPSLIKRGFTSDSSY, from the coding sequence ATGGAATTATTATTCGTAATGGTAATGCTATTGCTCTTCGCGCGAATCGGCGGCGAAATGGCGGAACGATTGAACCAGTCGACGCTCGTGGGAGAAATAGCTGCCGGAATTATTCTTGGGCCGTCCATTCTTGGAATTCTTGGCACAAACATGGAGTTGAATCAGTTTATTGAAATCGGCGGAATATTGCTTCTTTTTCTCATAGGGCTCAACACCAAAATGGAAGAAGTTCATGACAATATCGTAGATGCTCTCTTTATCGGCGTAGTCGGCCAGGTTGTTGCATTTGTAATAATTGTTCTGTCCGCACATTTTCTGCTCGGATTCAATTATGCTATTTCAGCATTTCTCGGAGCGGTTTTCAGCCAGTCAAGCACAGGCGTATGTGTTAAATGCATGATAGATCTAAACAAACTCTACACAAAAGCGGGAAAATTTCTCTTGAGCCTAAGCATAGTGGATGATTTTGTGGGCATAATTGTATTTGCAATTGCCGCCACATATTTCACAAATTCTGCACTGAATACTTCCGAAATATGGAAATTAATTTTAACTGTTGTTGGTTTCATAACAATAATGACGACTGTCGGCGCAAAGATAGTGCCCCAGGTGCTCAAAGTCGCAGAAAAGATGGTTGTGAAAGAGGCGCTGATTTCGTTCACGCTTGTGATTGGATTTGCAATCGCGCTTCTTGCCCACCAGATAGGCATTTCACTGATAATCGGCGCGTTCATCGGCGGGATGGTAATAAACAAGTCCCCGTTTGTCAATCCTGCGATAGTGCCAAAACTCAGTACAATAGCATACGGGCTTTTCATTCCGATGTTCTTTACAAACATTGGCGTTTCGACATCGATAAGCGATGTCTCATCAAATATGGTTTTGTTTATCTCGATGTTTTTCATTGTTCTGATAAGCAAATTCCTGCCGCTCTTCATGGCTTCAAGATACATGGGCTACAAGAAAGGAGATGCTTTCGCATTAGCGGCAGGGATGATTCCGCGCGCGGAATTCTCACTCATACTTGCAGCAAGCGGCTTTGGAATGAAGCTGATTGACTTCTCGCTCTTCTCGACAATAGTGGCAGTCTCTATTGCAACCATACTTATTGCTCCGAGCTTGATTAAGAGAGGATTTACAAGCGATAGTTCGTATTGA
- a CDS encoding phosphatase PAP2 family protein produces the protein MLLELPLTLYLNGYSPALLKAAYYVSESIYLMLFVSVLLALKNGGLKKGIYTTASLGIIFVVSTALKMIFNISRPNNDALVFIDKETDASFPSTHSSTSFGAAAISAKNIMYLWAAFIAVSRMVLGVHYLSDILAGAFIGYAIGNAARIYEKIIFNTFFSKEHIFETRRKLVHGLLGVPVSLFVFFAPRPFALYFSITLIIFLLLLSAMIRSGIYVPLLSEILAIFERKKDMQEFPLKGTIYFLIGSFATMLLFEKTIASAAIIILALGDCFSTLVGKPFGMTKHTHNGKKSVEGSFAGFVAAFIGALFLVSPKVALIGAFAGMFVESLDLKIFGIPVDDNFSVPIIAGAVMLLI, from the coding sequence ATGCTTTTGGAACTTCCGTTGACATTGTATCTTAACGGATATTCGCCGGCACTTTTGAAAGCCGCGTACTATGTAAGTGAATCGATTTATTTGATGCTGTTTGTTTCAGTACTTCTTGCGCTTAAAAACGGCGGACTGAAAAAAGGAATATATACAACCGCATCACTCGGCATAATTTTTGTGGTAAGCACTGCGCTGAAAATGATATTCAACATCTCACGGCCCAATAATGACGCTCTCGTTTTTATCGACAAAGAAACCGATGCAAGCTTTCCAAGCACGCACTCATCAACAAGCTTTGGTGCGGCCGCGATTTCTGCAAAAAATATTATGTATTTATGGGCTGCGTTTATTGCCGTCAGCAGGATGGTTCTTGGAGTGCACTATCTAAGCGACATTTTGGCAGGCGCGTTCATCGGCTATGCAATCGGTAATGCTGCAAGGATATACGAAAAAATCATTTTCAATACGTTTTTCAGCAAAGAGCACATCTTTGAAACAAGGCGCAAACTAGTGCACGGCCTCCTGGGAGTACCTGTTTCACTGTTTGTATTTTTTGCGCCAAGACCTTTTGCACTTTATTTTAGCATCACATTAATTATTTTTCTTTTATTACTTTCTGCAATGATAAGAAGCGGAATTTACGTGCCTCTCTTAAGCGAGATACTTGCGATTTTTGAGCGAAAAAAAGATATGCAGGAATTCCCTTTGAAAGGCACAATATATTTTCTCATCGGCTCATTTGCCACAATGCTGCTTTTTGAAAAAACAATAGCATCTGCGGCAATAATAATCCTTGCGCTTGGCGACTGCTTCTCGACTTTGGTCGGAAAGCCTTTTGGAATGACCAAACATACGCACAACGGCAAGAAATCGGTTGAAGGCTCTTTTGCCGGATTTGTCGCAGCGTTTATTGGCGCGCTTTTCTTAGTGTCGCCAAAGGTTGCGCTGATTGGCGCGTTTGCCGGGATGTTCGTGGAGTCCCTTGACCTGAAGATTTTTGGAATTCCTGTTGATGACAACTTCTCAGTTCCAATCATCGCAGGCGCGGTGATGCTGCTGATTTAA
- a CDS encoding small multi-drug export protein: MSELLSFLISYISNPWIIVAILGFLPLTEVRIAILYGLFAGLDHFNLFLVAASANIIEAIALFSLIGNKKAMNWMGRILGKKIEKKIKENRKTFEKYEELALIFLVAVPIPGTGTIISVITANALKLDKKRSFIAICAGILISAAFVMLAAKFFMSLLGSFFR; this comes from the coding sequence ATGTCAGAACTGCTTTCGTTCTTAATATCCTATATTTCAAATCCGTGGATTATTGTAGCTATTCTTGGCTTTCTTCCATTGACAGAGGTGCGAATAGCGATACTTTACGGATTATTTGCCGGGCTTGATCATTTTAACTTATTTCTTGTTGCAGCATCAGCAAATATTATTGAAGCAATCGCATTATTCTCTTTAATTGGAAACAAAAAAGCCATGAACTGGATGGGTCGCATACTCGGCAAAAAAATCGAGAAAAAAATCAAAGAAAACCGGAAAACTTTTGAAAAATATGAAGAACTTGCGCTGATATTTCTTGTCGCCGTCCCGATTCCCGGAACTGGAACAATAATCAGCGTTATCACGGCAAACGCACTTAAGCTCGATAAAAAGAGGTCTTTTATCGCCATATGCGCAGGAATCCTTATTTCCGCGGCTTTTGTGATGCTTGCGGCGAAATTCTTCATGTCGCTTTTAGGAAGTTTTTTTAGATAG
- the rpsB gene encoding 30S ribosomal protein S2: MTDATEETQQIERQDLLVPLENYLSAGIHIGMTQRTKAMSKYIYKVRNDRLAFIDVRKIDEQIEVAAKMLSRYNPEDIIVVSRKKIGHKSVQLMSKTLGTRAVPSRFMPGTLTNPYQKGYIEPKIMLVSDPFADKQAVKEAFNANIPIIALCDTYSSTNLIDLVVPLNNKGRRSVALLYWILTREILKLRGTIKGDAEFKYTVEDFEMPPEAEGEVFGEEAGEEE; this comes from the coding sequence ATGACTGACGCAACAGAAGAAACGCAGCAAATTGAAAGACAAGACCTACTAGTTCCACTTGAAAATTATCTTTCAGCAGGAATTCATATTGGCATGACACAAAGAACAAAAGCGATGTCAAAATACATCTACAAAGTGCGAAACGACCGCCTTGCATTTATTGATGTCAGAAAAATCGACGAGCAGATAGAAGTCGCCGCAAAAATGCTTTCAAGATACAATCCCGAGGACATAATTGTTGTCAGCAGAAAGAAAATCGGCCACAAATCAGTTCAATTGATGTCAAAGACCCTCGGCACAAGGGCGGTCCCGAGCAGGTTTATGCCCGGGACTCTTACTAATCCTTACCAGAAAGGATATATCGAGCCAAAGATAATGCTGGTTTCAGATCCTTTCGCAGACAAGCAGGCTGTAAAAGAAGCATTCAATGCAAATATCCCGATAATCGCGCTATGCGATACATATAGCAGCACGAATCTTATAGATCTTGTTGTGCCATTGAATAACAAGGGCCGCAGATCAGTTGCTTTATTGTACTGGATTCTTACGCGCGAAATTCTAAAGCTGCGCGGAACAATAAAGGGCGATGCAGAATTCAAATACACTGTCGAAGATTTTGAAATGCCTCCTGAAGCTGAAGGCGAAGTATTTGGGGAAGAAGCAGGCGAAGAAGAGTAG
- a CDS encoding DNA-binding protein, producing MVDKISDLTADSKEIEVEATVIEVQDPRTVNTRFGPKQVATAVLEDDSGRMNLSVWEDQIKTLKEAKKIKLSGGYITVWNKNMQLNVGRGGKIEVVE from the coding sequence ATGGTAGACAAGATTAGCGATTTAACAGCAGATTCTAAGGAAATCGAAGTCGAAGCGACTGTTATTGAAGTTCAGGACCCGCGAACAGTCAACACGCGATTCGGGCCAAAGCAGGTTGCTACGGCAGTTCTTGAAGACGACAGCGGAAGGATGAATCTTAGCGTATGGGAAGATCAGATAAAGACTCTTAAGGAAGCAAAAAAAATCAAGCTCTCCGGCGGATATATAACGGTCTGGAACAAGAACATGCAATTAAATGTCGGCAGGGGCGGAAAAATTGAAGTTGTGGAGTAA
- a CDS encoding CoA-binding protein: MSQASSSLASFFTPRTIAVVGASPDEKKLGGIIFKNLMHGAARGNLYPINIHEKKIHGIKCFVSIEKLPVSPDLAVIAVHASDVGGVLRQCVKKKVKAVVVISAGFRETGVNGAIREQELKEIIKGSSTRIIGPNCMGVYDAHSKLNMLFVSPVKFSTPVAGDISIISQSGAVGTAILDYMASRGIGVSKFVSYGNRADVDESELLQYLLADSKTKAILCYVEGLKDGRRFYEILKKSKSSSNSKIRKPVIILKAGKHEGSAKAAVSHTGSLTGNYRVFGAAMKQAGAICAKTIEELTDFGKAAAYETKADKKEHPRIAIVTNGGGFGVMCADMCLSHGMQLAEFSDATRHKVKSVMPDFSEINNPLDLIGDAASERFEAALDAVIKDENVDGIAVFVWHLGISLDDYIANAIISAKRRTQKPFVAGAFGGKYAAAVLKYLESQKIPAYPTPRRALKALEVLAKK, translated from the coding sequence ATGTCTCAGGCTAGTTCATCGTTAGCATCCTTTTTCACTCCGCGCACCATTGCCGTTGTCGGCGCGTCTCCTGATGAAAAAAAGCTCGGCGGCATAATTTTTAAGAACTTGATGCATGGCGCTGCGCGCGGAAATCTCTATCCTATAAATATCCATGAGAAAAAAATCCACGGCATAAAATGCTTTGTTTCAATAGAAAAATTGCCTGTTTCTCCAGACCTTGCAGTTATTGCTGTGCATGCGTCAGATGTCGGAGGCGTTCTTCGCCAGTGCGTAAAAAAGAAAGTGAAAGCAGTTGTCGTGATTTCTGCCGGTTTTCGCGAAACCGGAGTTAACGGCGCAATAAGGGAGCAGGAGCTTAAAGAAATAATCAAAGGCTCTAGCACAAGAATTATCGGCCCGAACTGCATGGGAGTCTATGATGCGCACTCAAAACTGAATATGCTTTTTGTCTCACCTGTTAAATTCAGCACACCTGTTGCCGGAGACATCTCAATAATTTCTCAAAGCGGAGCTGTAGGAACCGCAATACTTGATTATATGGCATCCCGCGGCATTGGCGTCTCGAAATTTGTGAGCTATGGAAATCGCGCGGATGTTGACGAGTCGGAGCTTTTGCAATATCTCCTGGCAGACTCTAAAACAAAGGCGATATTGTGCTATGTCGAAGGGCTAAAAGACGGCAGAAGATTTTACGAAATTCTGAAAAAATCAAAATCAAGCTCAAACTCGAAAATTAGAAAGCCCGTCATAATCCTGAAAGCGGGAAAACACGAAGGCAGCGCAAAAGCCGCAGTGTCGCATACCGGAAGCCTTACTGGAAATTACCGCGTGTTTGGCGCAGCAATGAAACAGGCCGGCGCGATATGCGCAAAAACAATCGAAGAGCTTACCGATTTTGGAAAGGCCGCGGCTTACGAAACAAAGGCAGATAAAAAAGAGCATCCGCGCATTGCGATAGTAACAAATGGCGGCGGCTTTGGCGTGATGTGCGCGGATATGTGCTTAAGCCACGGAATGCAGCTTGCGGAATTTAGTGATGCGACAAGGCACAAAGTAAAGTCAGTGATGCCGGATTTTTCCGAGATAAATAATCCGCTTGACCTAATCGGCGATGCCGCAAGCGAGCGCTTTGAGGCGGCGCTTGACGCAGTGATAAAAGATGAAAATGTCGATGGAATTGCTGTTTTTGTATGGCATCTCGGAATATCCCTTGATGATTATATCGCAAATGCCATAATTTCCGCAAAAAGGAGGACGCAAAAGCCGTTTGTTGCCGGAGCATTCGGCGGAAAATATGCGGCAGCGGTATTAAAATATCTTGAGAGCCAAAAGATACCTGCGTATCCTACGCCGAGAAGGGCTTTGAAAGCTCTTGAAGTTTTGGCGAAAAAATAA